Within the Tessaracoccus flavescens genome, the region CATCGCGCTGAAGCCGACCGACGGCATGCGCCGCGGCTCCGAGGTGCGCGACACCGGCGCCCCGATCACGGTGCCGGTCGGCAACGTGACGAAGGGCCACGTGTGGAACGTGACCGGCGACGTGCTCAACGTCGACCCGTCGACGATCGAGATCACGGAGCGCTGGCCGATCCACCGTCCCGCCCCGAAGTTCGACGCCCTCGAGCCCCGCACAGAGATGCTGGAGACCGGCATCAAGGTGCTCGACCTGCTGACCCCGTACGTGAAGGGCGGCAAGATCGGCCTCTTCGGTGGTGCAGGCGTCGGCAAGACGGTGCTCATCCAGGAGATGATCTACCGCATCGCCCACAACTTCGGTGGCACCTCGGTGTTCGCCGGCGTTGGTGAGCGCACCCGTGAGGGCAACGACCTGATCAACGAGATGGAGGAGGCGGGCGTCCTCAAGGACACCGCGCTCGTCTTCGGCCAGATGGACGAGCCCCCGGGCACCCGTCTGCGCGTCGCCCTCTCGGCCCTGACGATGGCGGAGTACTTCCGTGACGTCGAGAACCAGGACGTGCTGCTGTTCATCGACAACATCTTCCGGTTCACCCAGGCCGGCTCCGAGGTCTCGACCCTGCTGGGTCGCATGCCCTCCGCCGTGGGCTACCAGCCCAACCTGGCTGAGGAGATGGGCCAGCTGCAGGAGCGGATCACCTCGACGAAGGGTCACGCGATCACCTCGCTGCAGGCGATCTACGTGCCCGCCGACGATTACACCGACCCGGCTCCCGCGACCACCTTCGCGCACCTCGACGCGACCACCGAACTGTCGCGTGAGATCGCCTCGCGTGGCCTCTACCCGGCGGTGGATCCGCTGACGTCGTCCAGCCGCATCCTCGACCCGCAGTACGTCGGTCAGGACCACTACGATGTCGCGGTGCGCGTCAAGCAGATCCTGCAGCGCTACAAGGAACTCCAGGACATCATCGCCATCCTCGGCATCGACGAGCTTCCCGAAGAGGACAAGATCATCGTCAACCGGGCCCGTCGCATCCAGCAGTTCCTGTCGCAGAACACCTACACCGCGGAGAAGTTCACCAACGTCCCCGGCTCGACGGTGCCGCTTGCCGACACCATCGAGGGCTTCAAGATGATCACCCGTGGCGATGTCGACCACATCGCGGAGCAGGCGTTCTTCAACGTCGGCGGCATGGAAGACGTCATGAAGGCCTGGGACAAGATCCAGAAGGAAAACTGACCCATGGATCGTGCTCCGCTCGAAGTTGAGGTCGTCTCAGCTGACCGGGTCGTCTGGTCCGGCGACGCCATCAACGTCATCGCGCGCACCGTCGAGGGCGACATCGGCATCCTGCCGGGCCACGAGCCGCTGCTCGCGCTGCTGGTGCCAGGCGTGGTCGAGGTCGTCACGGCCGACGGTCGCAGCGAGTCGATCGCGATCGACGGTGGCTTCATCTCGGTGGCTCACGGACACGTCTCCGTGCTCAGCCAGATGGCCCAGCCGGGCCAGGAGGTGAGCCTAGACCAGGCCCGCAAGGAGGCCTCGACCCTCGAGGACAAGGCCCTCAAGGGTCAGGCCGACGACGACGAGCTGCACCATCTGCGCATCGTTCAGGCGCAGATCCGGGCCGGCGAAAAGGCATCCGCCAACTAAAACTGACAACGCTCAGGGCGGTCCCTTCGGGGGGCTGCCCTGAGCGCATCATATGTAAGGGAGGCGGAACAGGTGCCCTGGGACATCGTCATCGTGACGGTCATCGTCATCGCAGTCGCGATGCTGCCCTTCGTGCTGCTCTACCTCCGCCGCCGCTGGCTCACTGGCCAGGGCGGTCTTTTTGATTGTGCCTATCAGGTCGACAGCGACCAGGGCGCCGCCTGGGTGCTGGGGGTCGCGCGGTACCGGCGCGAGCAGCTCGAGTGGTTCCGTGCCTTCTCGCTCAGCCTCCGCCCGAAGGTGGTGTTCCAGCGGGTCACCACGATGTACGTGCACCAGCGGGTCCCGCAGGGGCTCGAGGCCATCGCCCTGTTCGAGGGCTCCGTCATCGTGACACTCCGCGACCGGGTGACGGGCACGACGTGCGCGCTCTCGATGGCGAGCGACGAGGCGCTCGCCCTGATGAGCTGGCTCGAGTCGGCCCCTCCGGGAAGCCACTACCTCCCGAGCTCCGCCGACTCCCCGTAGGCTCGGCCCTCACACTTGAGCACTTTCCGGGGTTCGTTCGTCTCCAGGTGCCTTGTGACCGGTCTCCTCGGCAACGAGTCCGGAAGAGTGCTCAAGTTCCTGCCGCCACGATCTCGCGCTCGGCGGGAAGCCACGGGTCGGCCTCGGGCCGTCGAAAGGCGATCGGGAGGCCCCTGCACGTCGTCCAGTCCACCGAATCGGTGGCCTGGACGTGGACGTGCGGCTCGGTGCTGTTGCCCGAGTTGCCGCATTCGCCGACGTGATCGCCTGAGCGCAGCGTCTGGTCCACCTCGACGGCGACGGAGCCCCGCCTCAGGTGGGCAAGCAGCACGTAGGCAGCGCCGGAGCGGATCACGACGTGGTTGCCTGCGATGGCCGGGACGCCGCCGTCGCGCAGCCTTCTCGCCTGGGTCATCGCGTAGGCCGCCCGGGCGCGGAGGGAGCGGTGCGCGTCGTGGTCGGGTTCACCGTCGTGCACCGCGACCACCTCGCCGGTCAGCGGCGCGAGGATCGGTGTCCCGAAGCCGATGAAGCGCTCGGGCGGTTCCGTCGCGAGGAGTGCGCGCAGGCTCAACGGGGCAGAGCGGCCGCGCTCGTCGACGGGGACGAAGTCGATCGCGTAGGTGGTGCCGAACAGATCGCTGCCGTGGCTGGGCACCCGGCGCGCGGGGCTGTTTTCGACCCGCCACGAGCCGGTGAACGGGAGGTCGAGGACGAGCGGGTCAGCCATGGAATCCATGGTCCACCATCGCGACCATGCGTGCAGCGGTGCAGCGCGAACGGCGGGGCGGTCCGGGCGGTGCGCCCTGTGGGTGTTTGGATGAGGACGTGGAAAGCAACCCGATCGTCGTGGCAAGCGCCATCAAGCTGACCGAGCCGATGCGGGCGCGGATCAGTGAGGTGCTTGGCGAGGGATTCGTCGTGCTCGACATCCGCAAGGCCCCGTCTACGGCGAACGTGGTGATCGCGCCACGGGTCAGCGACATGGGGCTGTGGGGTCTGCGGCGTGAGTTCCCTGACGCACGGATTCTCGTCTCGGAGATCTTCGACCCAGCCTGGGGACTCGACCACCGCGGCCCGATCCACGAGGCGCTCGGTGCCGATGTCGACGGCTACCTGCTCGCGAACTCGCTCGAGGCGCTCGGGGGAGAGGTGGCGAACCAGGCGAACCTCCAACTCACGGGCTAGAGGTCGAGGACGCCGCTGCAGCTTCCCGGCGCCGAGGCCACCGATCCTCCCGAGCCCTCACCCAGGGAGGAGGCCGAGGCGTCGCGTCCCCGCACGATCTGGTGGATCAACGGGCCGTTCGGGGTGGGCAAGACGACCCTCGTGGAACGGCTGCTCGAGCGCGACCGTTCGCTCTGGAGCTTCGACCCCGAGCGGGTCGGAGACTTCCTGCGCGGCGTGATCCACGAGCGGGTGCGTGACTACCAGTCCTGGCGCGCGTGGCGGGCGCTGACGGTCGAGACGGTCATCCAGCTGATGGAGTTGCACGACGGCGACCTCGTCTGCCCCATGAGCCTGCTGCACGAGGCGTGGACGCGCGAGATCCTGGTCGGCGTCTCGCTCGCCGACCTGCGCCAGCGTCACCTGGTGCTGCACGCCGACCGTCCGGAGCTTGAGCGCAGGATCCGCGCTGACGTCGTCGAGACCGATGCGGCGCGATGGCGGCTCGCGTCGGTCGAGAGGTACGAGGCGGCGCGGTCGTGGCTGGAGACGATCGCCGAGGTGCTCGACACCACCGCCTTGAGCCCGGACGAGGTGGCAGACAGGGTCTCGACCCACATGCGGGCCGACCGCGAACGGGGCGCGCGGTAGCTGCGGCCCCTCTGCTCAGCGGGGGCGGCGCACATCGACGCCGGCGAGATGGGACGGCGTGAGAGCAGGCAGTGAACAGCTGGACCGCAGGTGGGTGCGCTCAGGCCCCGCGACCAGAACCGGGCGGCACAGGGCGATTTCTCGGTGCGGCCACCTGAGCCGACGGGTCGTTGATCAGTGGGGGATCAGGCCCCGGCCGGCTTCTCCCGGTCGGTGCCGGGCACCCACAGCGTCTCGCCTTCGGTGCCGTTGGCGACGCGGCTCATGATGAACAGCAGGTCGGAGAGGCGGTTGAGGTACTTCACGGCGAGCGGGTTGATCCCGCCCTCGACGTCCGAGCCGAACTCCTCGCTGCACCGCCACGCGGCCCGCTCGGCGCGCCTGGTGATGGTCCGTGCGACATGCAGCTGGGCGCCGGAGGGGGTGCCTCCGGAGAGGATGAAGCTGCGCAGGACCGGCAGACCCTCCTGCAGCTCGTCGCAGTAGGCCTCGAGCCGGTCGATCGAATGCTTCTCGATGCGCAGCGGCGGCCACTTGGGATCGGGATTGAGCGGGTTGGACAGGTCGGCACCGACGTCGAACAGCTCGTTGCGGATGAGGGCGAGCATCTCACCGACGCGATCGGGCAGTCCGCCGAAGGCCACCGCGAGACCGATCGCGGCGTTCGCCTCGTCGACGTGGCCGTATGCCTCGACGCGGAGGTCGGTCTTCGCGACCTCGGAGTTGTCGGAGAGGCGGGTGCTTCCACCATCGCCGGTGCGGGTGTAGATCTTGGAGAGCGTGACCATGTGCCCCAATCTACGCGAATCAGATCCACTGCCGCCCGGCGGGCTGCGTAGGTGCGCAGATCATGTTGTGTCAAAGTTGGGGCGTGCAGAAACGAGTGCTTCCCCTGTTGCTGGCCGCCACCGTCGCCGCCGCGCTGAGCGCGTGCGGAGACGCGAACCAGTCGGCAGGCCCGGACGTCCAGCAGGTCAACGGCGTCGAGTGCGCCTACCCGCCGGAGGGTGAGCCCGCCCGTACCGTCGACCCGCCGGACTCGGAGAACGTCGCGGACAAGGGAACCGTGACGGCGACGCTCAACATGACCGCGGGCGACGTGACGATCACGATGGACCGCGCGAAGGCTCCCTGCACCGTCAACTCGTTCGTCTCGCTCGTCGAGCAGGGCTACTTCGACGACACCGACTGCCACCGCCTCACCGACTACGGGATCTTCGTGCTCCAGTGTGGCGACCCGACGGCAACCGGTACCGGTGGCCCCGGCTACACGATCCCCGACGAGGTCGACAAGTCCCTCACCTATCCCGCGGGCACCGTGGCGATGGCCAACCGTGGCACGAAGGACACCGGCGGATCCCAGTTCTTCCTGGTGTGGGCCGACACGGAGCTGCCGCCCACCTACACGGTGTTCGGCACGATCGACCAGGCGGGGCTCGACGTCGTGGGCGGGATCGCCGCCCAGGGTGTCGACGCCGGCGACCAGACGTCTCCGATCGCGGAGGCGAAGATCACCGGCGTGACGCTGGGCTGAGTCAGCCCTGCCTCCGTAGCGCCCAACGCGCCCCGAGGACCGAAGCGAGCACCCAGACGACGAGCACGATCAGCGCCGTGAGGACCAGGGGTATGCCGTCGTGACGGCGGGAGGAGATCCCGCACCCTACAACCGGATCCTTGCGAGGCTGCTGGGCTGAGCTCAGGCCTCCAGTTGGAGAAAGCGTCGGCACACGACGAGGAACGACTCCGGGTCGTCCGCGTGCACCCAGTGTCCGGCCCGCTTCAGGCTCACCTGCAGCATTCGCGGGAAGAGCCGACGCATGATGTCGACGTGGTCCGGCTGCACGTACTGGGAGCGGCCGCCCGTCACCCAGAAGACGGGACCGTCATAGACGGCGTCGATCTCGCTCCATCCACCCACGAAGTGGAGGGAGTCGGCCAGGAGATCGAGGTTGGCCATCCAGGACCAGTGCTGCCCGTGGTGGCTCAGGTTCTGCAGCAGGAAGCGACGCACCACCACGTCGGGGATCTCCGCGGTGAGCTCCTGATCGGCCTGCGTGCGGCTCGTGATGTGGTCGATGTCGAGTCGACGAAGCGCCGCAACGAGAGCGTCGAATGACAATGCCGCCTCGTTGCGGGCGGGGGAGATGTCGACGACCATGAGCCGCTCGATCAGCTCCGGCCGACGAAGGGCGATCCGCATCGCGATCTTGCCGCCGAGCGAGTGCCCGATCAGGGCGATGGGCGCCTGGAAGGTCTCGGCGATCCAGTCGGCGACGTGGTCGGCCTGCCCGTCGAGGTCGAAGTTCTCGGTCCAGGGGGAGCGGCCGTGGTTGGGCAGGTCGACGAGATGGCTCGTGGCGAGATCCGACAGCGCCGAGGCGATGGAGCTGAAGTTCTTGCCCTGCCCGAACAGGCCGTGCAGGAACACGACCTGGCTGGGGCCGGAGCCGATGGTCAGATCGGCAAGTTTCATGACGCCACGCTCCAACAGTGGGTGTGCCAGTGTCGACGCACCTCGAGACCGGATTCGTTGCCGAGCGGCGGTGTCGCCGGCCACACCACGACGTGCGCCGTCCCAGGGGCCACCCGCTGGGAGCACCCGGGGCAGCGGTACTCCTTCTCGGAGCGCTGGGCAGGCACGTTGCGCACGATGTAGTCGACGCCGCGCCTCTGCACCCTGCTCTGCGACCCGCCCGCGAGCAGCGGCCGGGGAGCGCGGAGATGCTTGGACTGTCGACGCCGGTTCACCATCAGCGCTCGCCTAGAAGAGCCGCTCGTCGGCGTTGTCCATGCCGCGCAGCGCGTCGTAGTCGATGAGGCGCCACTCGATGCCGCGGTCCGAGGCGAGGGTGCGGGCCTGCGGCTTGATCTGCTGCCCCGCGAAGATGCCGCGCACCGGCGAAAGGGCCGGATCGCGGTTCATCAGGTCGAGATAGCGGGTCAACTGCTCGACGCCGTCGATCTCACCGCGACGCTTCACCTCGACGGCGACGTAGTCGCCTGCGGCGTCGCGCAGGAGGAGGTCGACCGGTCCGATCGGCGTCAGGTACTCGCGCTGCACAAGGGCAAGCCCGTCACCAAGGGTCGCGGGATGCTCCGCCAGCAGCGCCTGCAGGTGTGCCTCGACGCCGTCCTTCTGGAGGCCGGGATCGATGCCGAGCTCGTGGGCCGTGTCGTGCAGCACCTCGGCGAGCGAGATCTGCAGCGTGTCTCCGTCCTTCGAGCGCACCTGCCACACCTCGGTCACGCCGAGTGCTTCGGCGGCCTCGACGTCGGGTTCGCTGACGCTCATGGTGCAGGGAGGGCTCATCCAGTTGAGCGGCTTGTACGCCCTGTCGTCGGCATGGACGGAAACCGATCCGTCGGCCTTGACCAGAATCAGACGGGTCGCCATCGGAAGATGGGCCGTCAGCCTGCCGACATAGTCGACCTGGCACCGAGCAATCACCAAACGCACCCCAACAACCTACCTTCGCCGCTACGAAGCGTCCAAAGCGGGACGCACCATCTCCCGGTACAACAGGAGCACCGCCGCGGTGGTGGGGATGGCGATCACGGCGCCGATGACGCCGAACAGCATGCCGCCGATGATCGCCGACAGCACCACGAGGGCCCCCGGCACCTTCACGGTGCGCTTCATGACGTTGGGGTACAGCACATAGGCGTCGAACTGCTGGTAGATCAGGAAGTAGATGATGGTGGCGATGCCGATCGTCGGCTCGACGGCGAAGCCGACAAGGGCGACCGACACCATCGCCAACGACGAGCCGACCAGCGGGATGAAGCAGAAGAGGGCGACGACGAAGGCGAGGGCCAAGGAGTAGGAGCCGAGGCCCGCGAAGTTCATGAAGATGAAGGCACACACCGAGGCGACCGAGACGATCACGAACATGCCGGTGATGTAGCCGGAGACCCCGCGGAAGATCTCGTCTGCCAGATACCTGGCCCGGGGGCGCCTGCTCGCGGGCGCCAGCGCGTAGATGGTGTCCTTGATCGCCGGAAGCGAGGCGAGGAAGTAGATCGTGAGCACGAGCGTCACGATCAGGGAGAAGACCATGTTCGCCACGATCTTCCCCGCACCGAGGAGCCCGCCGAACAGGTTGTTGATCAGGTCACCCGAGCCGAGGAAGCCCTCGATCTTCTCGACAATCTTGTAGCGCTCCTCGAACTCGCGGAGCTGGGGGTGTTGGGCCAGGTTCTGCAGCAGACCAGGCAGGTTTCTCGAGAGGCGCGTGGCCTGCTCCGTCATCACGGGCACCAGGGCGGTCAGCCCGAGGGCGATCACCGCGAGCGCGAGCAGGGTCACGATCGTGACGGCGAAGCCGCGCGGGACCCGACGTCTCGTGAAGAACTCGACGGCGGGGTTCAGGCCCAGTGCCAGGAACATGGCGAGGACGACGAGGATCAGGACGCTCTGCACGGTCAGGATGGCCTGCGCCAGCGCGAGAGCCACCAGCACGCCTGCCGCGCCGAGGAAACCGACGACGAAGGGGGAGCGCTGCTTCTGCTCGGCAGGAAGCGGCTCGGCGGGGGGGACGGGTATGAGCACCTCGCGGGGTGTCGGCTGCAGGAAGGCGCCAGCCCGCTTCGCTGCGGACCCGAGTGCGCTGGCGGCCCCACGGATGCGGGGCCGCTGCTTCGGCTTCCTGGTGGGAGTTTCCTCCTCGGGGAGGGAGGGTTCTTCTGAGTCGGTCACTGCCCCTCGTTGCGGGTGATCACGGTGGTGGGTTCGT harbors:
- the atpD gene encoding F0F1 ATP synthase subunit beta — protein: MTATLSETQPATTGGVGRVARVIGSVVDVEFAADQLPEIGNALTVETEIMGEKKTMTLEVALQVGDNIVRSIALKPTDGMRRGSEVRDTGAPITVPVGNVTKGHVWNVTGDVLNVDPSTIEITERWPIHRPAPKFDALEPRTEMLETGIKVLDLLTPYVKGGKIGLFGGAGVGKTVLIQEMIYRIAHNFGGTSVFAGVGERTREGNDLINEMEEAGVLKDTALVFGQMDEPPGTRLRVALSALTMAEYFRDVENQDVLLFIDNIFRFTQAGSEVSTLLGRMPSAVGYQPNLAEEMGQLQERITSTKGHAITSLQAIYVPADDYTDPAPATTFAHLDATTELSREIASRGLYPAVDPLTSSSRILDPQYVGQDHYDVAVRVKQILQRYKELQDIIAILGIDELPEEDKIIVNRARRIQQFLSQNTYTAEKFTNVPGSTVPLADTIEGFKMITRGDVDHIAEQAFFNVGGMEDVMKAWDKIQKEN
- a CDS encoding F0F1 ATP synthase subunit epsilon translates to MDRAPLEVEVVSADRVVWSGDAINVIARTVEGDIGILPGHEPLLALLVPGVVEVVTADGRSESIAIDGGFISVAHGHVSVLSQMAQPGQEVSLDQARKEASTLEDKALKGQADDDELHHLRIVQAQIRAGEKASAN
- a CDS encoding DUF2550 domain-containing protein; this encodes MPWDIVIVTVIVIAVAMLPFVLLYLRRRWLTGQGGLFDCAYQVDSDQGAAWVLGVARYRREQLEWFRAFSLSLRPKVVFQRVTTMYVHQRVPQGLEAIALFEGSVIVTLRDRVTGTTCALSMASDEALALMSWLESAPPGSHYLPSSADSP
- a CDS encoding M23 family metallopeptidase, which encodes MADPLVLDLPFTGSWRVENSPARRVPSHGSDLFGTTYAIDFVPVDERGRSAPLSLRALLATEPPERFIGFGTPILAPLTGEVVAVHDGEPDHDAHRSLRARAAYAMTQARRLRDGGVPAIAGNHVVIRSGAAYVLLAHLRRGSVAVEVDQTLRSGDHVGECGNSGNSTEPHVHVQATDSVDWTTCRGLPIAFRRPEADPWLPAEREIVAAGT
- a CDS encoding cob(I)yrinic acid a,c-diamide adenosyltransferase; its protein translation is MVTLSKIYTRTGDGGSTRLSDNSEVAKTDLRVEAYGHVDEANAAIGLAVAFGGLPDRVGEMLALIRNELFDVGADLSNPLNPDPKWPPLRIEKHSIDRLEAYCDELQEGLPVLRSFILSGGTPSGAQLHVARTITRRAERAAWRCSEEFGSDVEGGINPLAVKYLNRLSDLLFIMSRVANGTEGETLWVPGTDREKPAGA
- a CDS encoding peptidylprolyl isomerase, with product MQKRVLPLLLAATVAAALSACGDANQSAGPDVQQVNGVECAYPPEGEPARTVDPPDSENVADKGTVTATLNMTAGDVTITMDRAKAPCTVNSFVSLVEQGYFDDTDCHRLTDYGIFVLQCGDPTATGTGGPGYTIPDEVDKSLTYPAGTVAMANRGTKDTGGSQFFLVWADTELPPTYTVFGTIDQAGLDVVGGIAAQGVDAGDQTSPIAEAKITGVTLG
- a CDS encoding alpha/beta fold hydrolase; translated protein: MKLADLTIGSGPSQVVFLHGLFGQGKNFSSIASALSDLATSHLVDLPNHGRSPWTENFDLDGQADHVADWIAETFQAPIALIGHSLGGKIAMRIALRRPELIERLMVVDISPARNEAALSFDALVAALRRLDIDHITSRTQADQELTAEIPDVVVRRFLLQNLSHHGQHWSWMANLDLLADSLHFVGGWSEIDAVYDGPVFWVTGGRSQYVQPDHVDIMRRLFPRMLQVSLKRAGHWVHADDPESFLVVCRRFLQLEA
- the nucS gene encoding endonuclease NucS — translated: MRLVIARCQVDYVGRLTAHLPMATRLILVKADGSVSVHADDRAYKPLNWMSPPCTMSVSEPDVEAAEALGVTEVWQVRSKDGDTLQISLAEVLHDTAHELGIDPGLQKDGVEAHLQALLAEHPATLGDGLALVQREYLTPIGPVDLLLRDAAGDYVAVEVKRRGEIDGVEQLTRYLDLMNRDPALSPVRGIFAGQQIKPQARTLASDRGIEWRLIDYDALRGMDNADERLF
- a CDS encoding AI-2E family transporter, with amino-acid sequence MTDSEEPSLPEEETPTRKPKQRPRIRGAASALGSAAKRAGAFLQPTPREVLIPVPPAEPLPAEQKQRSPFVVGFLGAAGVLVALALAQAILTVQSVLILVVLAMFLALGLNPAVEFFTRRRVPRGFAVTIVTLLALAVIALGLTALVPVMTEQATRLSRNLPGLLQNLAQHPQLREFEERYKIVEKIEGFLGSGDLINNLFGGLLGAGKIVANMVFSLIVTLVLTIYFLASLPAIKDTIYALAPASRRPRARYLADEIFRGVSGYITGMFVIVSVASVCAFIFMNFAGLGSYSLALAFVVALFCFIPLVGSSLAMVSVALVGFAVEPTIGIATIIYFLIYQQFDAYVLYPNVMKRTVKVPGALVVLSAIIGGMLFGVIGAVIAIPTTAAVLLLYREMVRPALDAS